In the Mya arenaria isolate MELC-2E11 chromosome 11, ASM2691426v1 genome, one interval contains:
- the LOC128207518 gene encoding xanthine dehydrogenase-like gives MDSYIKCPVCNASHVTTQLSHDNGVFATTCGNCGHYFKYRADPPFTTSVTFKVNGTEVTVAADAGYGPEASLNDYLRQSGMSRGTKVFCRQGGCGVCVVVAKIPLGAGQTPLVANINSCLAPLFCCDGWEVTTSEGLGSVKTKLHPIQTAVSDNFGTQCGYCSPGHVMNMYGLMQKYPNMDKQFVEDNFEGNLCRCTGYRPILKAMKSLVPDTSSDIEDITAKLCKMTGRACSSKTGASCSGSCGDSRGAHRPIRLAFGATRWEKPMTMGDLQHVLAQVRGQKYRILGANTGTGYFKQESCDNFDVVIDCAGIPEMHVNTFDAQTNTYTMGGGRTLTDLMDIFRAEAAKSTDKGNFNELKKYLYRVASSPIRNRGTWAGNLMMKNKYPSFPSDVFNIMTVLGAKLTVGQTPNDVLTVDTFFKADMTGKVLSKATFQTFGANDVVVCFKVMPRSQNSLALVNAAFRMPIDAIQGFLITGQPIISIGGISETFHRATKTETYLYGKHLSAPSTIAGALTTLAGELFPTPGLVLPSPEYRKTVACALLYKFILKVLGSNAGYNFRSGVDVLHDIRPLSSGIQTYDNKQKADWPVHKAVKKLEGDVQVTGEAQFTDDLPPLPGQLCAAIITATVGNATIQSIDPQPAMTVPGVVRVLTALDIPGANDIRVPQLLSPTGNVELEELFCSGKVMYYGQPIGMVVAESQTLADKAARLVKVNYNSISAPVITVDDAIAAKTFFPQPTPPIVVGDPDQAISSAAHSISGVFRTPEQIHFHMETQATNVVPTEDGLQVVSTTQWTDNTQQAISQVTGIPKNRIDVSVKRMGGAYGGKITRNNFIAAACGLAAKLTNRPVRGRMDIQSNLEACGRRYQHRVDFRVGFDDTGLLKGIDLNIYENAGFLPNEQLGFVFSCYVDNSYFCANWRINMNSLRTNIAMTTAVRAPASTPAVMIIENVLEEVARVVNQDPWTVKQLNFYHTGQVTPIGMKLNHCNIDLVYQQLMTSAQVHTRQELFKFYNQDNRWKKRALAVVPVKFGMSSSFDMFTAVVSIYGHDGTIAVTHGGTECGQGINTKVAQVVAYELGVPVDMVSVKPTDSTVAANNATTGGSTTSEGCCRAAIECCKAVNLRITPIKTANPDLDWAKLMSKCVDVGVALTESYTNAGKHPTGGSDLFTYNVYGATCSEVELDVLTGEYQINRVDIVYDCGESLNPMVDIGQVEGAFVMGLGLNLTEAVKYDPSTGQMLCYDTWNYHPPTNKDIPVDFRVSLLKNAPNPVGVLGSKGSGEPPLNTAVSVFFALRKCIEEARKDAGQTGAFTFEPPATVESVQQLCATNTTQFHI, from the exons ATGGACTCTTACATTAAATGCCCCGTGTGTAATGCTAG TCACGTGACCACACAGCTGTCACATGACAATGGCGTATTCGCGACCACGTGTGGAAACTGTGGCCATTACTTCAAGTACCGGGCGGACCCACCTTTCACCACCAGCGTCACATTCAAGGTCAACGGCACGGAGGTCACCGTAGCCG cGGACGCGGGATATGGACCGGAAGCAAGCCTGAATGACTACCTGCGCCAGTCGGGAATGTCCCGGGGCACCAAGGTGTTCTGCCGCCAGGGTGGTTGTGGTGTTTGTGTTGTGGTCGCCAAGATCCCCCTTGGCGCTGGACAAACGCCCCTCGTGGCCAACATTAACTCG TGCTTAGCGCCGCTGTTTTGCTGTGACGGCTGGGAGGTGACGACCTCTGAAGGTCTTGGATCCGTCAAGACGAAGCTTCACCCCATACAAACCGCTGTGTCGGACAATTTTGGCACCCAATGTGGCTATTGTAGCCCCGGGCACGTCATGAACATGTATGG GTTGATGCAAAAGTACCCTAATATGGACAAGCAGTTCGTCGAAGACAATTTTGAAGGCAACCTGTGTCGGTGTACCGGTTACCGGCCAATACTAAAAGCTATGAAATCCCTGGTTCCCGACACAAGCTCCGATATCGAG GATATTACCGCAAAACTGTGTAAGATGACTGGTCGCGCTTGCTCCTCGAAAACTGGCGCGTCCTGTTCCGGAAGTTGCGGAGATTCACGCGGGGCTCATAGACCCATCCGACTGGCGTTTGGAGCCACTCGCTGGGAGAAACCGATGACCATGGGGGACCTACAACACGTACTGGCCCAAGTCCGGGGACAGAAGTACCGCATCCTTGGCGCCAACACCGGAACCG GCTACTTCAAGCAGGAATCGTGTGACAACTTTGACGTGGTTATTGACTGTGCTGGCATTCCGGAAATGCATGTCAACACATTTGAC GCGCAGACTAACACATACACGATGGGAGGCGGACGTACACTTACGGACCTTATGGACATCTTCCGTGCGGAGGCCGCTAAATCCACCGACAAGGGGAACTTTAACGAGCTGAAAAAGTACCTGTACAGGGTCGCCTCATCGCCTATCAGAAAC CGTGGTACCTGGGCAGGCAATTTGATGATGAAGAACAAGTACCCCAGCTTCCCTTCTGACGTCTTCAATATCATGACTGTTTTAGGGGCTAAACTCACCGTCG GCCAGACGCCCAACGACGTGCTGACTGTAGACACGTTCTTCAAAGCGGACATGACCGGGAAGGTTCTCTCCAAGGCCACATTCCAGACGTTCGGAGCCAACGATGTGGTcgtttgctttaaagtcatgcCACGATCACAG AACAGCCTGGCTCTAGTCAACGCGGCCTTCCGGATGCCTATTGACGCCATTCAGGGTTTCTTGATAACTGGACAGCCGATTATTTCTATTGGTGGCATAAGCGAAACTTTC CATCGAGCGACAAAGACGGAGACGTATTTGTACGGGAAGCACCTGTCAGCACCTTCCACCATTGCAG GAGCTTTGACAACGCTGGCGGGCGAACTATTCCCGACCCCAGGGCTGGTATTACCTAGCCCCGAATACCGGAAGACCGTGGCATGCGCACTTCTATACAAG TTCATTCTGAAAGTGTTGGGATCCAATGCGGGCTACAACTTCCGGTCTGGCGTTGACGTACTGCACGACATTCGGCCGTTGTCCAGCGGCATACAAACCTATGATAACAAACAAAAGGCGGATTGGCCTGTTCACAAAGCCGTCAAGAAACTGGAGGGTGACGTTCAG GTGACAGGCGAGGCGCAGTTTACGGACGACCTGCCTCCACTTCCTGGTCAGCTGTGCGCCGCCATCATCACGGCCACTGTCGGAAACGCCACCATACAGTCCATAGATCCACAACCCGCAATG ACTGTTCCTGGTGTTGTTCGGGTATTGACGGCACTCGACATTCCTGGGGCGAATGATATCAGAGTTCCCCAGCTGCTCTCACCAACTGGAAATGTTGAACTGGAAGAG CTTTTCTGCAGCGGGAAAGTGATGTACTACGGACAGCCAATAGGGATGGTAGTCGCGGAGAGCCAGACACTCGCCGACAAGGCGGCGCGCCTCGTCAAGGTCAACTACAACTCTATTTCCGCTCCTGTCATCACCGTGGATGATGCAATCGCCGCCAAAACCTTCTTCCCGCAGCCCACTCCGCCGATTGTTGTTGGTGACCCCGATC AGGCGATTTCAAGCGCCGCTCACTCCATCAGCGGCGTGTTTCGAACGCCTGAGCAGATTCACTTCCATATGGAGACTCAG GCGACAAACGTTGTTCCCACGGAGGACGGGCTGCAAGTCGTCTCCACAACCCAGTGGACGGACAACACCCAGCAAGCAATCAGCCAGGTTACCGGAATACCAAAAAATAG gatCGATGTGTCGGTAAAGAGGATGGGTGGAGCTTATGGTGGAAAAATTACTCGCAACAATTTCATCGCTGCCGCCTGTGGACTTGCTGCAAAATTAACAAACAG GCCGGTTCGGGGGAGGATGGACATCCAGTCGAACTTGGAGGCGTGCGGGCGTCGGTATCAACACAGGGTCGACTTCCGAGTGGGTTTTGATGACACCGGGCTCCTGAAAGGCATTGACCTTAATATATATGAGAATGCTGGGTTCCTACCCAATGAACAACTGGGCTTCGTTTTCTCGTGTTATGTGGATAACT CCTATTTCTGTGCAAACTGGAGGATAAATATGAACAGCCTTCGGACCAACATTGCCATGACAACAGCCGTCAGAGCACCGG CATCCACCCCGGCGGTGATGATTATCGAAAACGTGCTGGAAGAGGTGGCCAGGGTGGTAAACCAGGATCCCTGGACCGTCAAACAACTCAACTTCTACCATACAGGACAG GTAACACCGATTGGAATGAAATTGAATCATTGCAATATTGACCTGGTCTACCAGCAACTCATGACGTCAGCACAGGTCCACACACGTCAGGAACTTTTCAAGTTCTATAACCAG GACAATCGTTGGAAGAAGAGGGCGTTGGCTGTAGTTCCGGTGAAGTTCGGCATGTCCTCGTCATTTGACATGTTCACGGCCGTGGTCTCCATTTACGGACACGATGGGACAATCGCAGTCACCCATGGTGGAACGGAGTGTGGTCAGGGTATTAACACCAAG GTTGCCCAAGTGGTGGCTTACGAGCTTGGAGTTCCCGTGGACATGGTTTCCGTGAAACCGACGGACAGCACAGTGGCGGCCAACAACGCTACCACCGGTGGGAGCACCACCAGCGAGGGGTGTTGCAGG GCGGCGATAGAATGCTGCAAGGCCGTCAATTTGCGGATAACACCGATAAAGACGGCCAACCCGGACCTTGACTGGGCGAAGCTCATGAGCAAGTGTGTGGATGTTGGTGTCGCTCTCACAGAGTCCTACAC GAACGCCGGGAAACACCCGACAGGTGGAAGTGACCTTTTTACTTACAACGTTTACGGCGCGACTTGCTCGGAGGTGGAGTTGGATGTGCTTACTGGTGAATACCAGATCAATCGTGTCGATATCGTGTATGACTGTGGAGAAAG